From Octopus sinensis linkage group LG14, ASM634580v1, whole genome shotgun sequence:
tgtatatatgtgtgtgtatatgtatatatgtgtgtgtatatatatatatgtgtgtgtatatatatatatgtatatatgtgtgtgtatatatatatatgtatatatgtgtgtggtatatatatatatttatatgtgtgtgtgtatatatataatgtattatgtgtgtgtgtatatatatatatgtatatatgttgtgtaatatatgtatgtatatatgtgtgtgtatatatatgtatgtatatatgtgtgtgtatatatatgtatgtatatatgtgtgtgtatatatatgtatgtatatatgtgtgtgtatatatgtatgtatatatgtgtgtatatatatgtatgtatatatgtgtgtatatatatgtatgtatatgtgtgtatatatatgtatgtatatatgtgtgtatatatatgtatgtatatatgtgtgtatatatatgtatgtatatatgtgtgtatgtatatatatgtatatatgtgtgtatgtatatatatgtatatatgtgtgtatgtatatatggtgtgtatatgtgtgtatgtatatatgttgtatatatatgtgtgtatatgtatatatgttgtgtatatatatgtgtattatatgtgtgtatatgtacatatgtgtgtatattatatagtatatatagatatatatatatatttatatatatatgtatatatgtgtgtatataatatatatgtatatatatatatatatatattatatatgtatatatgtgtgtatatatatatatgtgtgtatatatatatgtatatatatatatataatatatatatgtatatatgtgtgtaatgtgtgtatgtatatatgtgtgtatatttatatatgtgtgtatatatatgtgtgtatatgtatatatgtgtgtataatatatatgtatattatattatatatatttaatatatattatatatgtgtgtatatatatatatgtatatatattatatatatatgtatatatgtgtgtatatatatatatgtatatatatatatatatatatatatatatatatatatatgtatatatgtgtgtatatatatatatgtgtgtataatatatatgtatatatgtgtgtatatatatatgttgtaatatattgtatatatgtgtgtatatatatatgtgtgtatatatatatatgtatatatatatatatatatatatatatatatatatatatatatgtatatatgtgtgtatatatgtataatgtgtgtatatatatatatatatgtgtgtattatatataatatatatgtatatatatatatatatattatatatgtgtgtatatatctatataatatatgtatatatatatatatatatatgtatatatgtgtgtatatatatatatatatgtatatatatatatatatatatgtatatatgtgtgtatatatatatatatgttatatatattgtatatatgtgtggtgtgtgtatatattatatgtatatatatatatatatatatatatatatatatatatatatgtatatgtgtggtgtatatatatatatatgtatatatatatatatatatatatatatatatgtatatatgtgtatatatatatatatatgtatatatgtgtatatatatatatatatgtatatatgtgtatatatatatatatgtatatgtgtatatgtggtatatatatatatatgtatatatgtgtatatatatatatatatgtatatatgtatatatgtgtgtatatatgtatatatgtgtgtatatatatatatattgtgtgtatatattatatatgtaatatatgtgtgtgtatatatatatatatgtatatgtgtgtaatatatatatatatatatgtatatgtgtgtatataatatatatatatgtatatgtgtgtatatatatatatatatatatgtatatgtgtgtatatatatatatatatgtatatgtgtgttatatatatatatatgtatatgtgtgtatatatatatatatatatgtatatgtgtgtatatatatatatatatgtatatgtgtgtatatatatatatatatatatgtatatgtgtgtatatatatatgtatatatgtgtgtatatatatgtatatatgtgtgtatatatatgtatatatgtgtgtatatatgtatatatctgtgtatatatgtgtgtatatatgtatatatctgtgtatatatttgtgtatatatgtatatatgtgtgtatatatgtgtgtatatatgtatgtgtgtgtatatgtatatatgtgtgtgtatatatgtgtgtgtatatgtatatatgtgtgtgtatatatatgtgtgtgtgtatatatgtgtgtatatgtatatatgtgtgtgtgtatatatgtgtgtatatgtatatatgtgtgtgtgtatatatgtgtgtgtgtgtgtgtgtgtgtgtgtgtatatatatgtgtgtgtgtgtgtgtgtgtgtgtgtgtgtatatatatatgtgtgtgtgtgtgtatctgtatatatgtatgtgcatatatgtatgtgtgtatatatatatatgtatatatatatatgtgtgtgtgtgtgtgtattatgtcggTATATTtgaaaacttgttttatttatttattttttttagctgAACGCTCCATCTGAAAAGCAACTCAACATCTTCAACAATGTTTTCTTGTGAAATAGCCAAGAAGAAAAAGGTGGAAACCACGAGGAAGAATTACCAGTGTAAAATCTGCAACAAATCTTTTAAATGCACTGCCAAACTTATCATACACGAACGGATACACACGGGGGAAAGACCttttcactgtgatatttgtggtaagaaATTTATCACAAAATATTATCTGAAGGACCATGTTCGAACTCACACGGGCGAAAagccatttgtatgtatgtactgtggtAAGTCATTTGCAGTGAAGAGCAACCTAACGAAGCATAATCTCACACACACGGGAGAGAAACCTTACCATTGTGAAATATGTGGCAAAAGTTATACATGTAGTAATCATATAGTTGAACATAAACGTACCCACACGGGGGAGAAACCTTACAGTTGTGAATATTGTGGTAAGAAATTTTCTCAAAACTGTAATTTGAATATACATAAGCGAACTCACACGGGCGAAAGACCTTATCATTGTGAGTactgtggtaagaattttgttcAGCAAAAGGATTTAACTGGACACAGGTACACGCATACGGGAGAAAAACCTTTTAGTTGTATCTACTGCGGCACGGCGTTTGCGGACAGAAGCTGCTTGAAAaagcacatacgtattcatacaggagaaaggcTCTACCACTGCGAAGTTTGCGGGAAAAGCTTCATGATAAAATATGCATTGAAAGTTCACAAAAGAATACATTCTGGAGAGAAACCCTTCTCTTGTGAAGAATGTAGTAAGACATTTTCACGTAAGGACCAACTGATAGCACACAAGATTTTGCATACGGGGAAAAAGCCTTTCTGTTGCGATTTTTGTGGCAAGACTTTCACATATCATAGCTCTTTgatcaaacacaggcacacacattcaGGCGAAAAACCATTCCACTGCGAATATTGTGGCAAGGCTTTTATGACCAACTGCACGTTGAAACagcacaaacgaacacacacggGGGAAAAACCCTATCAGTGTAAACACTGCACAATGGTATTTGCGCATAACAGTGCATTAAGCAGACATAAACAAATTCATCGATGAATACATTCAAAACAAAATTCTGATGTAAGATAACTGAGCTTTTTCTGGTGTGACAGTGGATGGAGATTTATTTTGATCAATGGCTCTCAACTCTTGGTTGGTGTAGAATGtgagagattggaaaaacaagtgcacttttttgctttcttgtccTAGAAGCTTCTCTAATGTTCAGGTTTTTACTTATAAAGCTTAGAaaaacaggatcttttcggtttgactggcagttttttctagcggtgtcatatgaaattgtcacccaataattatgaccctagtatcgatctattgcatttcaatctgttttagggttaggggaagggtatctttttttcttcacaaatgtaaataaacccaatctgtttcttaaacgagggacatattcatacggcacagaatgttttcacctcaatagacgtcattgattggttgaaattgcagaaattgaagaaaaaaaacaacaaatatcttacaaactatagaattttctcaataaagccaagagaaaaagatgttttataaacacattctaccagtatatgaagtttaaaagtgtttagttatttggaaattattttaaaaaactgccggtcaaaccaaaaagatccgaaaAACAAGCTAATGGCAGATGGGTTGTTGTTTAGTGGGTGTAAAAACTAGATTTTATATGTACCTGAAACCACCTGCAGCTGATAAAGAATTACAGTTTCTCATACATAATACAGTACCAGGCCAATTATTGGGAAAAATTGAGACTGGAAGTTTCTTGAATTTCTGGATTttctggagacaagtctaaataTATGCTTCAAATATAAAGTAAGCTATGCTAAGTAAAGAGCTAAATTGTATTTAACagattcaaattaatacacctgtaAAGTAGGgtttgtttgatatttattaatccacttaaaatcattaaaataatattgtacTGTACCATGTATGCAATATTTTGTTAAGATACAGGTTCAAATTAATACAAGTCTAATGCTGAACATGTTTGATTCTTATCAAATCACTTAAAAACAAAGAACGAAATGATTTTTAACTCACCATATGCAAATTAACCAACTTCAGAAACAGggttaaagcagcaagctggcagaaatgttagcatgccgggcaaaacgcttagtgctatttcgtctgccgctacattctgagttcaaattctgctgaggtcgactttgcctttcatcctttcggggtcaattaaataagtactagttacgcactggggttgatataattgacttaatctgtttgtcccttctgtgtttagccccttttggctagtaaagaaataagaaacgttagcacgccaggtgcgctacgttctgagttcaaattctgccaaggtcaactttgcctttcatcctttcgggattgattaaataagtaccagttacgcactggggtcgatataatcaacttaatcattttgtctgtccttgtttttctcctctatgtttagccccttgtaggcaataaagaaataagaaacggttTGTTTACTCAATACAGAGTACAGCGTATTGCACAATATTCCTGAATTTCCGAAAATTCTTGATTTCTAGAAGCCTGTTAAGAGGTCAGGtactgtttatatgtgtataaatgtatctctatatgtatacacacatgcacaccgagATTATGGTTTGGGTATTATCCATGGGTGTGATGGTCACACCCTTGATAAATTTAGGAAACGACTTATTTCTACCTTTAGCCAATTAGGCCTTAAAATTACAGTAGCTACTAATCTGTCtgtggttgattttttttctagatGTTTCCCTAGACCTGAACTCTTCTTCATATAAACCTTTCCATAAACCTTATGAGAAACTTGTCCTATATACATAAAAAGTCTTGTCACCCCACTGTAATTTTTAAAAACCCCATTTCTGTAATAATGCCCCAGCCGACAGTTGAttcaaagataaattaatatataacccCTCTAATATTAATCAGGATAATAATAGACTTCAAAATAAGCCAAGAAAAATTATTTGGTTTGTCCCTCCCTTTTCCCTTAATGTAAAAACTAACATAGGTAAAAAGATTTCTGTCTCTCCTAGACAAACACTTTCCAACCACTCACAGATACAGGGAAATATTTAATAGGCATTCtgtgaaattatcatatagctgGTGCTTTAATATGAAGAGTATCATTACACGTGGTCAATACCAAGAGCCTATATCCAGTTATAACTGTCGGGATCAAGGATCCTGTCCACTTGGCCAATGATGAATgattatatctatcatatatgaggcagaagATACTGCAatcctaaataataatacaacggATATGAAGACCTATATTGGATTATGTGAAGGAGAATTTAAAAATTGCTATGCCTATCACATAGCCTCCTTCCAACATTATGTCAATATTGGATTATGTGAAGGAGAATTTAAAAATTGCTATGCCTATCACATAGCCTCCTTCCAACATTATGTCAAAAGCAAagctactaagttggctagcTACATATGGAGTTTGAAAGATAATGAAACACCACATGTGATTAAgtggaaaataattgagaaatccatacctTATGTTAATGGATTGAATAAGTGTAAGTTATGTTTAGCTGAAAGACCTCATCCTTTTCAGACCTAATTTGCTACTGATCTCTAGGTCTAAAATTTTCAGTGGTTGTAAACATATGTTGAAGTACATACTGGAGAATTCTGCCTATACCTGGTTAACTAGAGATGTCTAGCCTTGTAATTTAAGGTCTAAGGAGGGTACCTCTTACcttatttactttttcattttccgtctTTTTAACCTTCCACTTTTTCTATATGCTTCCTTCTCAACTGTTAATGTTTCTTCTCTGATTCAATTTTTAGCTCCTTACAATATGTAGTTTGTGCCTGATAAATATGTTTGAggcatttctcaacatatgaaactattagtagctcataataacctgtattgtgtctattaaataatatttatctttcaccagATAGACTACGTTTTTATTTGTTGATCTTATTATCCTGGAacagtacattttatatatatatatattaggtatggtTATGAAGCAGTGTGGTTAAATTTtcttccaaccatgtggtctagGGTTCAGTCCCTCTATTATAGCACtgagctgaccaaatccttgtgaattgatttagactgaaactaaaagaagcctattgcaTGCACGCACGTTTGTGTTTAGATCTCCTTGTCTTGCTTGAcattacatgatagttgtaaatgaggaGATTGGGAGGACACCTTCCAATCTTCTGCGGagacatgtctggctatggggaaatattatcttggaaATGGATGAGAttcggtgacaggaagggcatctggctgtagaaaatctcaaCAAACTCTCTGATCAATGCaagcatagaaagtggatgttaaaatggttatgtgtatgtgtgtgtatatgtgtatgtaatatgtatgatacacacacacagcaagctttcactttccatctgccaaatgtACTAAaatgactttggtcagcccaagtctgTAGCAGAAGATATTAGCCAAGTTgcaatacagtgggactgaacccagatccatatgGTTGCGAAAtgaacttcttcaccacacagctgtctatatgatatttatgatgattacatatatacaggccaAAGGCTTTTTAACGTGTTAGTCCCTGCTGCATATACAAAATCACAATTTCTAATACACTCAGTGTGTCTAATTTATCTATAATTTATTCGTTCAAATAAGGTAGTCAAATTATATTTGCACAAATTAAAAACCTTATTTATCCttgaatttaattattatttaaaaacaaaacaaaacataatattCCTAAATCTAGTCTTCATTCAACTCTTTAAATGCATAGAATCAGAAGAAAAGACCAAATCAACAACAGCCTGTATTCAGTGGCTTCGTTTAATTTACAAACTCAAAAAGCATcgagtccacactgtaaagtggttggcatttggaaaggcatccatctGTATAAAGTAGTTACTATTAAAAAAGGCATCTAGCCTCTAAAATCTGTACCAAAACagaccttgccagtgctggtgccacgtaacatgcactcagtccattctgtaaggtggttggcattaggaagggcatccagctgtaaaaaccatgccaaaacagacagtgaaaccTGGTGCACTCTActggcttgccagcttctgttaatcctttcgttaccaacccggctgaaactggctctggatctgagtacaaatgtcttgttttcataagttttgaattaaaatcttccaccaaaccttagtcacaatttatgttcctgacattggctgaatgataactaagttattttactaaattctttgttatatttaaagtaattgaaagaaacacagagcatctcaaaatacatacagtaacgaaagggttaaaccatccaaccc
This genomic window contains:
- the LOC115219271 gene encoding zinc finger protein 2 homolog translates to MFSCEIAKKKKVETTRKNYQCKICNKSFKCTAKLIIHERIHTGERPFHCDICGKKFITKYYLKDHVRTHTGEKPFVCMYCGKSFAVKSNLTKHNLTHTGEKPYHCEICGKSYTCSNHIVEHKRTHTGEKPYSCEYCGKKFSQNCNLNIHKRTHTGERPYHCEYCGKNFVQQKDLTGHRYTHTGEKPFSCIYCGTAFADRSCLKKHIRIHTGERLYHCEVCGKSFMIKYALKVHKRIHSGEKPFSCEECSKTFSRKDQLIAHKILHTGKKPFCCDFCGKTFTYHSSLIKHRHTHSGEKPFHCEYCGKAFMTNCTLKQHKRTHTGEKPYQCKHCTMVFAHNSALSRHKQIHR